From one Luteipulveratus mongoliensis genomic stretch:
- a CDS encoding DEAD/DEAH box helicase — MTWFEDVAPAVRLKLATDAEPGLRRAQLGAAWALGAAFMSGRPTAAMAVLPTGTGKSAVLGLVPLLVPTDRPVLLAAPNRLVRDQLAAALSSQEVLRRVGVVPVDVPNPKVHVVEHRLATPDDWIAAARDADVVVGTTGVLSPTYSEVAEPPRGLFRMVLVDEAHHVPAKTWTALLDALPGTHRALVTATPVRSDGQEIQAELVYSYALSDALRDGVIAPVQFKPVIPRPGQSRDEALAEAAVERLRDPEHQAGRSLLIVRAGGIAEAKELVDIYKAAGADLALVTGMTTPRTLKKILAQLDADELHGLASVGVLGEGFDYPRLKIAVYHRKHQSLGPTLQFAGRVSRTAAGLGPAELLAVPGEDIAADTRQLYESDSDWSRILAGLADAAVQDERERRQFLDSLGDLRVHSLMPEPLSAAALRPAKDVQVVRITASDAATIDLGSARLGRIRGDVVMDRLTQDHRMRVVVTASASRPAWVTSDALDTEQHELFIIVKDAVEPLLYVHAPSDSAAHLLVDLLGFTDFAAQDTGWIARFLNGLDVISYFSVGMRATRLPGGTLATYRTLAGTSVGTAVSATDSIAYAAGHLILQANNPFRDGTLSAAVGVSMGRAKVWNSGSTDLNGFFGWCNEVGRLGRTATGDPLAAPRLGLRIPQTLREFPQNPLAVNVDSRMLYTAAYVELGARRIPLVELELTPEWKSSTSIEVTGHAGADIVLRAELDTTGSLQPLPGDPGLLCYLDGAHLGVPLHHALEERSSLTVYYADASSSSGNRLYTPPTAHLAFPPELLVQADWSHVDTHHESKPGRNGRKNVQQAMADWHTDIGTGSPQARVLNDDGAGEIADLIVINFPPSWLDQNGSITPFADLPVDPVRVTLSHCKWAGSDKPRRNLSDVDQLVGQAHRSVRWLANPRAFWQTLAVRSGGRTKTLAGDVAETTAILNHLAINTPNTEFTIQVVQPGLDTSQVPGWEAGETLLSFLVDAAGTVGAQVSVIGA, encoded by the coding sequence GTGACGTGGTTCGAGGACGTCGCACCAGCGGTGCGACTCAAGCTGGCGACCGACGCCGAGCCCGGGCTGCGGCGAGCACAGCTCGGTGCTGCCTGGGCGCTCGGCGCTGCGTTCATGTCAGGGCGCCCAACGGCTGCGATGGCCGTCTTGCCCACGGGTACCGGTAAGTCAGCGGTGCTCGGACTGGTGCCGCTCCTAGTCCCCACGGATCGGCCGGTCCTCCTCGCGGCCCCTAACCGGCTCGTACGAGACCAACTGGCTGCCGCGTTGAGCAGCCAAGAGGTCCTACGCCGGGTCGGGGTCGTCCCGGTCGACGTCCCCAACCCCAAGGTTCACGTTGTCGAACATCGGCTGGCCACCCCTGATGACTGGATCGCCGCTGCGCGAGACGCCGACGTCGTCGTCGGGACCACGGGGGTCCTGTCGCCTACTTACAGCGAAGTCGCTGAACCTCCACGCGGACTGTTCCGCATGGTGCTCGTAGATGAAGCCCACCATGTCCCGGCCAAGACATGGACCGCGCTTCTCGACGCGCTGCCCGGCACCCACCGAGCCCTGGTGACGGCGACTCCGGTCAGGTCAGACGGCCAAGAGATTCAAGCCGAACTCGTCTACTCCTACGCCCTCTCCGACGCGCTGCGCGACGGCGTCATCGCTCCAGTCCAGTTCAAGCCGGTCATCCCTCGACCTGGACAGAGCCGCGACGAGGCACTTGCCGAAGCTGCCGTCGAACGACTCCGCGACCCTGAACACCAGGCAGGACGGAGCCTGCTCATCGTGCGAGCTGGCGGAATCGCAGAAGCCAAAGAGCTCGTCGACATCTACAAGGCAGCCGGCGCCGACCTCGCTCTTGTCACAGGCATGACCACGCCCCGCACGCTCAAGAAGATCCTCGCCCAGCTCGACGCCGATGAACTCCATGGCCTTGCCAGCGTCGGTGTGCTCGGCGAAGGCTTCGACTACCCGCGGCTCAAGATCGCCGTCTATCACCGCAAGCACCAGTCACTTGGGCCGACGCTCCAGTTCGCCGGACGCGTCAGTCGCACAGCAGCCGGTCTCGGGCCCGCTGAGCTGCTGGCCGTTCCGGGTGAGGACATCGCCGCCGACACCCGTCAGCTGTACGAGTCCGACTCCGACTGGAGCCGCATCCTCGCGGGGCTCGCCGACGCCGCAGTCCAGGACGAACGCGAACGTCGCCAGTTCCTTGACTCTCTTGGCGACCTGCGTGTCCACTCCCTGATGCCTGAACCTCTATCGGCAGCCGCTCTGCGGCCTGCCAAGGACGTCCAGGTCGTCCGGATCACCGCATCCGACGCAGCCACTATCGACCTCGGAAGCGCACGGCTGGGCCGCATCCGAGGAGACGTCGTCATGGACCGACTCACCCAAGACCACCGGATGCGAGTCGTCGTCACCGCCAGCGCGAGCCGCCCCGCCTGGGTTACCAGCGATGCGCTCGACACCGAGCAACACGAGCTGTTCATCATTGTGAAGGACGCCGTCGAGCCGCTCCTCTACGTTCATGCACCCAGCGACTCTGCCGCCCACCTTCTGGTCGACTTGCTTGGGTTCACCGACTTCGCCGCGCAGGACACCGGCTGGATCGCACGGTTCCTCAACGGCCTGGACGTCATCTCGTACTTTTCTGTCGGGATGCGGGCCACACGACTACCCGGCGGCACTCTTGCGACCTACCGGACGCTCGCCGGCACGTCGGTCGGGACAGCCGTGTCGGCCACCGACAGCATCGCCTACGCCGCAGGCCACCTCATCCTCCAAGCCAACAATCCCTTCCGCGACGGGACGTTGTCCGCAGCGGTCGGCGTCAGCATGGGCCGAGCCAAGGTATGGAACTCGGGCAGCACCGACCTGAACGGCTTCTTTGGGTGGTGCAACGAGGTCGGCCGACTCGGCCGAACAGCCACCGGTGACCCCCTCGCCGCGCCACGGCTGGGACTGCGCATTCCACAGACGTTGCGAGAGTTCCCCCAGAACCCCCTTGCCGTGAACGTCGACAGCCGCATGCTCTACACGGCCGCCTACGTCGAACTAGGTGCGCGACGAATCCCGCTGGTAGAACTCGAACTCACACCGGAGTGGAAGAGCAGCACCAGCATCGAAGTCACGGGGCACGCAGGTGCAGACATCGTGCTCCGAGCCGAGCTCGACACCACAGGGTCGCTTCAGCCGCTGCCGGGAGACCCGGGCCTCCTCTGCTACCTCGACGGCGCGCATCTCGGCGTGCCGCTGCACCACGCGCTCGAAGAGCGATCCAGCCTCACCGTTTACTACGCCGATGCCTCAAGCAGCTCTGGGAACCGCCTCTACACGCCACCCACAGCACACCTCGCATTCCCGCCCGAGCTTCTCGTCCAAGCCGACTGGTCCCACGTCGACACTCACCATGAGAGCAAGCCTGGGCGCAACGGAAGGAAGAATGTCCAGCAGGCCATGGCCGACTGGCACACCGACATCGGAACCGGCAGTCCGCAGGCGCGTGTGCTCAACGACGACGGTGCCGGCGAGATAGCCGACCTGATCGTCATCAACTTCCCGCCGTCGTGGCTCGACCAGAACGGCAGCATCACGCCGTTCGCTGACCTCCCTGTCGACCCTGTCCGAGTCACTCTGAGCCACTGCAAGTGGGCTGGTTCCGACAAGCCTCGCCGCAACCTCAGCGATGTCGACCAGCTGGTCGGTCAAGCCCACAGATCCGTTCGATGGTTGGCCAACCCTCGCGCTTTTTGGCAGACGCTCGCCGTACGCTCGGGCGGCCGAACGAAGACCCTCGCGGGTGACGTCGCTGAGACGACCGCGATCCTCAATCACCTGGCGATCAACACTCCGAACACCGAGTTCACCATCCAGGTCGTTCAGCCGGGCTTGGACACATCGCAGGTGCCGGGATGGGAAGCGGGGGAAACCCTGCTCTCCTTCCTGGTCGACGCTGCTGGCACGGTTGGCGCGCAAGTCTCCGTCATTGGTGCATAG
- a CDS encoding zinc ribbon domain-containing protein, which yields MAMINGQCECGTPLPDAARFCSGCGEPVGIQPSNDQRYNEGGLNAGRDISAGRDLIFQSQQRDPFDRVEMPYGRTDAQQIMPPDLLSIISGVIGVGTFLFSVRLPSVLAIVGILVGGAGIMFSARLMRAGRSLRDEGFDVLPFGLGLFERDSRGRVWWTTPISACPLCPEGKDSAMSVHGTTDRPSWICSLSSKHGVKFDITHMPELESTP from the coding sequence GTGGCGATGATCAATGGGCAGTGCGAGTGCGGAACCCCTCTTCCAGACGCGGCGAGGTTCTGTTCGGGGTGCGGCGAGCCAGTGGGTATCCAGCCATCGAACGATCAGCGGTACAACGAGGGAGGACTTAACGCTGGCAGAGACATCAGTGCCGGACGCGACTTGATCTTCCAGTCGCAGCAGCGGGACCCTTTCGACCGCGTCGAGATGCCCTACGGGCGAACGGACGCCCAGCAGATCATGCCGCCCGACCTGTTGTCGATCATCTCTGGGGTGATCGGTGTCGGAACCTTTCTCTTCAGCGTCAGGCTGCCGTCAGTGCTGGCGATTGTTGGCATTCTCGTTGGAGGTGCCGGCATCATGTTTTCGGCGCGTCTCATGAGGGCTGGACGGAGTCTCAGGGATGAGGGGTTTGACGTCCTGCCGTTCGGCCTGGGCCTGTTCGAGCGGGACTCTCGGGGCAGGGTCTGGTGGACCACACCGATCAGTGCCTGCCCGCTGTGCCCCGAAGGCAAAGACAGTGCCATGAGCGTGCATGGCACCACGGATAGACCCTCGTGGATCTGCTCCCTTAGCAGCAAGCACGGAGTGAAGTTTGACATCACGCATATGCCCGAACTGGAGTCCACGCCGTAG
- a CDS encoding helix-turn-helix domain-containing protein, with product MISVASSITFEPDRLRQARQLALMTKKEVAEATDVSPAAIGQYEAGISVPRTSTIARLADALDVPVDFFAPGRPFQRLETSETYFESLRATTAKQRSRATSFAEQVWELSFALEAHVRFPPLVLPDGVGFVDAHRSPRDAALETRKRWGLGAEPVGHVVAQLETHGIVCAMAPPTEKEATARIDAYSTLAFRRPLVVLTADRADDVLRHRFSAAHELGHLILHGGSPSGELWLEREADAFAAEFLTPRSAIEQELPGRLDFARLFKLSERWGVEVRSLIYRSQELGIISESTARRAYIRMAQAPQERRPVRQYAGEVPSMLNAAYELAEQRGVSVASFARQLGWKPARVRQLLGQHDPRPELRLVP from the coding sequence TTCGAGCCCGACCGTCTTCGTCAGGCCCGTCAACTGGCGCTGATGACTAAGAAGGAAGTGGCCGAAGCAACCGACGTTTCGCCTGCCGCCATCGGACAGTACGAGGCGGGTATCTCCGTCCCCAGGACTAGCACCATTGCGCGCCTCGCCGATGCGCTTGACGTACCGGTCGACTTCTTCGCTCCAGGTCGACCTTTCCAGCGACTAGAGACCAGCGAAACCTACTTCGAGAGCCTGCGTGCGACGACGGCCAAGCAGCGGTCGCGGGCGACTTCGTTTGCTGAGCAGGTCTGGGAGCTGTCGTTCGCACTCGAGGCCCATGTCCGGTTCCCACCGCTTGTCTTACCGGACGGGGTTGGGTTCGTTGACGCTCATCGTTCTCCCCGCGATGCTGCCTTGGAGACCCGTAAGCGCTGGGGGCTAGGCGCCGAGCCGGTTGGCCACGTGGTCGCGCAGCTGGAGACACATGGCATCGTCTGCGCGATGGCGCCGCCGACTGAGAAGGAGGCCACCGCCCGCATCGATGCCTACTCGACGCTGGCGTTCCGTCGGCCGCTGGTGGTGCTCACAGCGGACCGCGCCGATGACGTTCTCCGCCATCGCTTCAGTGCGGCTCACGAGTTGGGACACCTGATTTTGCACGGCGGATCACCGTCGGGAGAACTCTGGCTCGAGCGGGAGGCGGACGCGTTTGCCGCCGAGTTCCTCACACCTCGATCCGCCATCGAGCAGGAGCTGCCCGGACGTCTCGACTTCGCGAGGTTGTTCAAGCTGAGCGAGCGATGGGGCGTCGAGGTACGCAGCCTGATCTACCGCAGCCAGGAGCTTGGGATCATCTCGGAAAGCACGGCGCGCCGTGCATACATCCGCATGGCACAGGCACCGCAGGAGCGCCGGCCAGTCCGCCAGTACGCGGGAGAAGTTCCCTCCATGCTCAACGCCGCCTACGAACTTGCCGAACAGCGAGGCGTCAGCGTCGCTTCATTCGCACGACAGCTCGGCTGGAAGCCCGCACGAGTTCGGCAGCTGCTTGGACAGCATGACCCGCGCCCTGAACTCCGACTGGTGCCGTGA